Below is a genomic region from Dehalogenimonas sp. THU2.
GCTCCGTAGCTATTTTCACCTCCACGGGCGTATAATAACCCCAATTCAGGCCGAACGAATGTTTAAGACAATCAGGGAAGATATACGCAACGTTTTCACCAAGGACCCCGCCGCCCGGGGTACCTGGGAGGCCGTTTTCTGCTATCCCGGCCTGCACGCCCTCTGGGGCTACCGTATCTTCCACTGGTTTTGGCAGATCAAATGGCATTTCCTGGCGCGGTGGCTTTCGCACGTCACCCGCTTCCTGACCGGCATCGAGATCCACCCCGGCGCCACCATCGGCCGCCGCTTTTTCATCGATCACGGCATGGGTGTCGTCATCGGCGAGACGAGCGTCATCGGTGACGATGTGCTCATCTATAAAGGGGTGGTGCTGGGAGGTACAAGCCTTTCTAAAGGCAAACGCCACCCGACGCTCGAAAACAACGTAGTCATCGGTTCCAATGCCACGGTGCTGGGTAACATCACCCTGGGCGAGGGCGCCCGCGTCGGCGCTGGCTCGGTCGTGGTCAAGAGCGTACCGGCAGGCGCGACTGTAGTGGGCATTCCTGGACGAGTGGTCGAGGAGCATAAACCCCAAACCGTCACCGATCTGGAGCACGGCAAACTGCCGGATCCGGTAGCCGAGGCGGTGCGTTATATTCTGGCGGAACAGGCCAAGATAGAAAAACGGTGTGAAGAACTGGAAAAACTGGGCGGCATCATACCTCCTGAAGACGAACTTAAAGACCGCCTAGGGGAACTGGCGAAAGAATTCGATGACGGCAGCGGGATTTAAGTCTCCGGCCTAGATAATAGCCCATCCCCTCCCCCGGCGTCTCCCCCCTGTGGTATCATTGACGTTATGCGTTATGCTGTAATTGCCGATATTCATGCCAACCTGGAGGCTTTTAGTGCCATTCTTGCCGATATCGGGCGTCGCGGCGGAGTGGATGAATACTGGGTGCTGGGGGACATCACCGGTTACGGTCCTGACCCCCACGCCTGCATCGAATTGGTGAGGAGACTACCGGGTGCGGTGGTCGCCGGCAATCATGACGCCGCCGCGGTGAGACGATACCCGCTCCATAGCTTCAACCCCGAAGCCGCCGCCGCGGTGGAGTGGACGGAAGGCCATCTCAGCGATGGGGATATCCAATACCTGCGTTCACTGCCGGCGACGCTGGAACTCCAAGGATTCACCCTGACGCACGGCAGTCCCCGGCAACCGGGGAGGGAGTACATCTCATCGATCCCGACGGCGGGCCAGATCTTCGAGATCATGACGACGCCTCATGCCATGGTCGGCCACACCCACCAGCCCGCGGTGTTCAAGCGGGAGGAAAGCGGCGCGGTGGTTTACATACCGTTCAAGCCGGGCATCGGGCTGGTGGTGGGTAAGGGCAGATTCATCATCAATCCAGGCAGTGTAGGTGAGCCGCGAGACGGCGACCCGCGGGCGAGTTACGCTATCTACGACAACGAAGCGACGATAATCCGATTGTACCGCGTCTCCTATGATGTCGGCGCTACCCAGGACAGGATGATATCCGAAAACCTGCCGGTGCGACTGGCGGCGAGGCTGGGGAGGGGACAATGAGTGTAAAAGAAATTCGAAATCCGAATATCACCCTTCGACAAGCTCAGGACCGAAACGAATCCCCGGTTAACGGCATGACCTCGCCGCCCTCTCTCATGGCGGAAACCCGCGGCTTACTGGAACGGTTCAACCTGTCCGCCCGCAAAGGGTTGGGGCAGAACTTCCTCATCGACCGAGGCATCCTGGGCAAGATCGTCGAAGCGGCCGGGGTTGATAAGAGCGATACCGTCGTCGAGGTCGGTCCGGGGCTGGGAGTGTTGACCCGCGCCCTCGCCGAACAGGCAGGCAAGGTGATCGCTGTCGAACTCGACCGCAACATGACGGCGCTGCTGCGGGAAACGCTGGCCGGATTAACCAACGTCGAGATCGTCGAACGCGATATTTTAGACACGCCGGTCGAATCGCTGATAGGGGATTCTTCCTATTATAAAGTAGTGGCCAACCTGCCCTATTACATCACCTCGCCCGCCCTGCGGCACTTCCTGGAAGCGGTGCGCCAGCCGCGAACCCTGACGGTCATGGTGCAAAGGGAAGTGGCGCGGCAGATCACGGCTAAGCCGCCGGAAATGAGCCTGTTATCCCTCGGCATCCAGGTGTTCGGCCGGCCGAAGATCATCGGCTACGTGCCCGCCGGGGCATTTCACCCGCCGCCGAAGGTGACCTCAGCCATATTACACATCGACGTATTGCCTGAGCGGCGGCTGTCCGGGGCCGATGAGCAGCAATTCTTCAGGCTGGCGCGGGCGGGCTTCGGGACGCGGCGCAAGCAACTGGCTAACGCCTTGGCATCCGGTCTCGATCTCGACAAAGCGGCGACCATCGAGACATTGCGGCGGGCGGGCATCGACCCGGCGCGGCGGGCGGAGACGCTCTCCATCGAAGACTGGATAAAACTGCTCGATGCCTGGAAGGCGGCGCATGTTTAAGCTTACCGCCCCGGCCAAGATCAACCTGGCGCTCGAGGTGTTGGGCAAGAGGCCTGAC
It encodes:
- the cysE gene encoding serine O-acetyltransferase; protein product: MFKTIREDIRNVFTKDPAARGTWEAVFCYPGLHALWGYRIFHWFWQIKWHFLARWLSHVTRFLTGIEIHPGATIGRRFFIDHGMGVVIGETSVIGDDVLIYKGVVLGGTSLSKGKRHPTLENNVVIGSNATVLGNITLGEGARVGAGSVVVKSVPAGATVVGIPGRVVEEHKPQTVTDLEHGKLPDPVAEAVRYILAEQAKIEKRCEELEKLGGIIPPEDELKDRLGELAKEFDDGSGI
- a CDS encoding metallophosphoesterase family protein, whose product is MRYAVIADIHANLEAFSAILADIGRRGGVDEYWVLGDITGYGPDPHACIELVRRLPGAVVAGNHDAAAVRRYPLHSFNPEAAAAVEWTEGHLSDGDIQYLRSLPATLELQGFTLTHGSPRQPGREYISSIPTAGQIFEIMTTPHAMVGHTHQPAVFKREESGAVVYIPFKPGIGLVVGKGRFIINPGSVGEPRDGDPRASYAIYDNEATIIRLYRVSYDVGATQDRMISENLPVRLAARLGRGQ
- the rsmA gene encoding 16S rRNA (adenine(1518)-N(6)/adenine(1519)-N(6))-dimethyltransferase RsmA codes for the protein MTSPPSLMAETRGLLERFNLSARKGLGQNFLIDRGILGKIVEAAGVDKSDTVVEVGPGLGVLTRALAEQAGKVIAVELDRNMTALLRETLAGLTNVEIVERDILDTPVESLIGDSSYYKVVANLPYYITSPALRHFLEAVRQPRTLTVMVQREVARQITAKPPEMSLLSLGIQVFGRPKIIGYVPAGAFHPPPKVTSAILHIDVLPERRLSGADEQQFFRLARAGFGTRRKQLANALASGLDLDKAATIETLRRAGIDPARRAETLSIEDWIKLLDAWKAAHV